In Armatimonadota bacterium, the sequence GTCCCCCCCGGGTGGTGAAGGCTCCAGGCCACGGGTCCATGGCCCGGATGTGCCGCTCGATGCGGTCCGCGGGGTCTTCCCACCGGATGCGGCCATCCTCCTTTGTGAGCTTTTGGCAGTACGTGGCCGTGGATGCGTCCTGGGGCTGCGGATGAACCCTGCTCTGCTCCAGGGCCTCCAGGGTACGCACCAGGAGTGCTGCGCCCACCTCTGCCAGCCTGGCTTCCAGGGTTCCGGCGGTGTCCTGTGGAAGGATGGGAACCCGCTCCTGAGCCAGGATGGGGCCCGCGTCCAGCTCCTCCGTGAGCCGGATGACGGTCACCCCGGTCTCCGGATCTCCGTTCAGGATCGCGTGCGGGATGGGCGAAGCACCCCGGTAGCGGGGCAGCAGGGAGGGATGCACGTTGAGGAAGCCGTGAGGCGGGAGGGTCAGGAGCCAGCGGGGGATGAGCCTCCCGTACGCCACCACCACGCCTACTTCCGGCCGCAGCCGCTCCAGCTCCGCTCGGGCGTCCTGCAGCCGCTCGGGCTGCAGCACCCGCAGATCCAGCTCCCGTGCCCGTACCGCCACGGGGGGAGAGGTCAGCTTCCGCCCGCGGCCCGCGGGCCGATCCGGCTGCGTGACCACGGCCACGATCCCTTGGGCACGGTGAAGCGCTTCCAGCGAGGGAAGGGCGAACTCCGGAGTACCGAGGAAGAGAACCCTCAGCCCACGACCTCCAGTTCCTCCTCCACCCGGTGGATGTGCTCCGGTCGCTCCGCCCGATCCGTGATGAGGATCCCGTCCAGGTGGTCCACCTCGTGCTGGAAGATGCGGGCCAGCCACCCCTCGGCCTCGATGGTGACTCCCCGGCCCCGACGGTTCTTGGCCCGCACCACCACCCGACTCGCCCGCCGGAGGTCCACGGTTACCCCGGGGATGGAGAGACACCCCTCACGCCCCCACTCCTCCCCTTCCATCCGCACCAGCTCGGGATCCGCCAGTTGATAGAGCTTCCCTCCGTACTCCACCACCACGATGCGGTGCGGCAGACCCACTTGAGGCCCCGCGAGCCCCACGCCCCGGGCCGCGCGCATGACCTCCACCATCTCGTCCATCCAGCGCACGACCTCCGGGGTCACTCTGCCCACGGGCTTCGCCTTGCGGCGGAGGATGCTCGATCTGGGATGGTGCACCGTGATGATCTGCACATCCGTAGTTTACAGCATCTCCAGGGGATCCACGTCCACACCCCGCCACACCCCGCGCAGGGCTCCCTGGGCCTCCAGGGCCCCACGCACCGCTTCCCGGGCGCGTACCTCTTCCTCCGACCGGACTACCACCTGCCAGCGGTACCACCCCCGCAGCCGCGCGAGAGGGGCGGGAGAAGGGCCCAGCACCTCCACGTCGCCTGGCAACAGGGAAGCGAAGTCCCGGGCCGCCTGTTCCGCGCGGCTTGCGGTTCGGGCCGCGAACACGACCTTCACCAGGGTCGAAAAGGGTGGGTAGCGGTGCGTTCTCCGGGCCTCCACCTCCGCCTCGTAGAACCCGAGGTAATCGTGGGTCTGGGCCGCGCGGATCACGGGATGGTCCGGGTGGTACGTCTGCACCACCACTTCCCCTGCCTGCTCCCCCCGTCCCGCCCGGCCCGCCACCTGCGCCAGCTGCTGGAAGGTGCGCTCCGCCGCGCGGAAGTCCGGAAGCCCCAGCCCCACGTCCGCGGCCACCACCCCCACAAGCCCCACCCGCGGCAGATCCAGCCCCTTGCCGATCATCTGGGTACCCACCAGCACCTGAACGTGCCCCGTCCGCAGGTCCCTCATCAGGCGGTCGTAGGCTCCCCGGCGACGCATGGTGTCCCGGTCCGCCCGGGCAACGGAGATCCCGCCGAAGTGGACCCGCACTTCCTCCTCCACCCGCTGGGTGCCGGGGCCGAAGGGCCGCATACGGACCCCGCCGCATCGCGGGCATCGGGAGGGTGCCCGCAGCACCCGGCCGCAGTAGTGACACCGGAGAGTGCGGGTGTGGAGGTGATACGTGA encodes:
- the fmt gene encoding methionyl-tRNA formyltransferase, with the protein product MRVLFLGTPEFALPSLEALHRAQGIVAVVTQPDRPAGRGRKLTSPPVAVRARELDLRVLQPERLQDARAELERLRPEVGVVVAYGRLIPRWLLTLPPHGFLNVHPSLLPRYRGASPIPHAILNGDPETGVTVIRLTEELDAGPILAQERVPILPQDTAGTLEARLAEVGAALLVRTLEALEQSRVHPQPQDASTATYCQKLTKEDGRIRWEDPADRIERHIRAMDPWPGAFTTRGGQLLKIWRARVVSAQGSGRPGEIVRRTREGFVVATGEGALEVLEVQPPGGRRMPAAAYVRGHRVQPGEMLGMDRSG
- the def gene encoding peptide deformylase; this translates as MQIITVHHPRSSILRRKAKPVGRVTPEVVRWMDEMVEVMRAARGVGLAGPQVGLPHRIVVVEYGGKLYQLADPELVRMEGEEWGREGCLSIPGVTVDLRRASRVVVRAKNRRGRGVTIEAEGWLARIFQHEVDHLDGILITDRAERPEHIHRVEEELEVVG